In Bacteroidota bacterium, the sequence CATGAGTACGGGCAAAAAAAGCCCCCTCAAAACTTATTACCTGACCCGAAACCGCCTGCTTTTTGTGCGCAGAAACTTTAGCGGTTTGGCTAAATTATCCAGCGTATTGTTTTTTTATTTCGCCGCTATTCCTAAAAATTTAGTAACATTGGTAGTAAGAAAGGAGTGGAAATTAATTGTTCCTTTGCTGAGAGCTGCGTTTTGGAACTTAACGCACCACAACATACATACAAACGAGATTCTTAAATGATTATATTACAAATACTTGCATTGATCTTATTGCTATATGTCGGCTTCAACGTAGTTTATATGCTGATATATGCCCTTGCAGGTTTGTTTTACCGAAGGCCCCATTTCCCCGAGCGCGAACCGCAAGTTACCTTTTGCGTGATGGTGCCTGCATACAAAGGCGACAATGTGATTATAAACACTGTAACCGAAAACCTAAAACAAAGCTACCCCAATCACTTATACGACATTTATGTAATTGCCGACAGTTTTAAGCCTGAAACACTGGAAGAGCTTAAAAAATACAATGTGCGGGTAATTGAAGTACAATTTGAAAACAGTACCAAAGCCAAAGCCATCAACAAGGCGTTTGAAATAATTGAAGAGAAATACGATTACGTGGTATTGCTTGACGTTGACAACATTATGGAGCCTGCATTTTTGCAAAAACTGAACGACCGTTTGGTAAACAACGTGCAAATATTGCAAGCCCACCGTACTGCGCTTAATACTAATACCTCGTACGCATTGTTGGATGCCATCAGCGAGGAAATAAGCAACCATATTTTCCGCAAAGGGCACGCTGCATTAGGGTTTTCTAGTGCATTAATCGGCTCAGGCAAGGCAGCCGGGTTCAGGTTTTTTAAAGACATTATGAGCACTATTGATGCTGTAGGTGGCTTTGATAAAGAACTGGAACTGAAAATATTAAAACAACGCATCAAAATGTATTACTTAGAAGATGCGTATGTATATGACGAGAAAGTAGAAAAGGCCGATGTGTTCCAAAACCAACGTCGCCGTTGGCTTTCGGCACAGGTGTACTACCTGCGTAAAAACTTCTTTTCAGGCATTACCCAACTGTTTTACGGCAATTTTGATTACGCCGATAAAATTATGCAGTACATGCTGTTTCCAAAACTGCTG encodes:
- a CDS encoding glycosyltransferase family 2 protein, which produces MIILQILALILLLYVGFNVVYMLIYALAGLFYRRPHFPEREPQVTFCVMVPAYKGDNVIINTVTENLKQSYPNHLYDIYVIADSFKPETLEELKKYNVRVIEVQFENSTKAKAINKAFEIIEEKYDYVVLLDVDNIMEPAFLQKLNDRLVNNVQILQAHRTALNTNTSYALLDAISEEISNHIFRKGHAALGFSSALIGSGKAAGFRFFKDIMSTIDAVGGFDKELELKILKQRIKMYYLEDAYVYDEKVEKADVFQNQRRRWLSAQVYYLRKNFFSGITQLFYGNFDYADKIMQYMLFPKLLLLGSLFIITPVVYFSGLPLYSSAWIVLLVLNIITLAISVPSRFYTAQTAQAVLTLPKAFFLFFSNLFKLKGANKKFIHTPHGQKEAKP